In Thiovibrio frasassiensis, one DNA window encodes the following:
- a CDS encoding HIT family protein: protein MEYIKTKPPTTGCFFCAAQDKPFSAPDLILYRDQQLVVLMNRFPYANGHLLVAPTRHLADITELTPEESNGLAAMLQRCTKILRRQLRPDGFNLGLNLGEVAGAGVASHLHWHIVPRWHGDHNYMTVLAEVRTIPEHIEKTFSRLLPEFQKQ, encoded by the coding sequence ATGGAATATATTAAGACCAAGCCCCCCACCACCGGCTGTTTCTTTTGCGCCGCGCAAGACAAGCCTTTTTCCGCCCCAGACCTTATCCTTTACCGGGACCAGCAACTGGTCGTACTCATGAATCGTTTCCCGTACGCCAACGGCCATCTCCTGGTGGCCCCGACCCGGCATCTGGCCGATATCACCGAGCTGACCCCCGAGGAAAGCAACGGCCTGGCCGCCATGCTCCAACGCTGCACCAAAATCCTGCGGCGCCAACTCCGGCCGGACGGCTTCAACCTCGGCCTGAACCTGGGCGAGGTGGCCGGGGCCGGAGTAGCCTCCCATCTGCACTGGCACATCGTGCCCCGCTGGCATGGCGACCACAACTATATGACCGTGCTGGCCGAGGTACGCACCATCCCGGAACATATCGAGAAGACCTTCTCCCGTCTCCTCCCGGAGTTTCAAAAACAATAA
- a CDS encoding metallophosphoesterase family protein, whose product MNPVKIGIISDTHLSQPTETFKKIVDTCFHDTEIILHAGDLTDPAILTVFAGKEVHAVHGNMCSAQGCQLLPSHKEIQVGGFTIGLIHRFGNTYDFEQRLIEIFPEADCIVYGHTHRPVCHSLGGILYINPGSFTSTGSTGVGGTFAILEVGETLHGQIYQLQAKL is encoded by the coding sequence ATGAACCCCGTCAAGATTGGCATCATTTCCGACACCCACCTTTCCCAGCCCACCGAGACCTTCAAAAAAATCGTGGACACCTGCTTCCATGACACGGAGATCATCCTCCATGCCGGGGATCTCACCGATCCTGCAATCCTGACGGTATTTGCCGGCAAGGAGGTGCATGCGGTGCACGGCAATATGTGCTCTGCCCAGGGGTGCCAGCTTCTCCCCAGCCACAAGGAAATACAGGTGGGCGGCTTCACCATCGGCCTGATCCATCGCTTTGGCAACACCTATGATTTTGAGCAACGCCTCATCGAGATCTTTCCGGAGGCGGACTGCATTGTTTATGGCCACACCCATAGACCGGTCTGCCATAGTCTGGGCGGAATTCTCTACATCAATCCCGGCAGCTTTACCTCCACCGGCTCTACCGGGGTGGGAGGCACCTTTGCCATCCTTGAAGTCGGGGAAACCCTGCACGGCCAAATTTATCAGCTTCAGGCGAAACTATGA
- a CDS encoding DUF167 domain-containing protein produces MTYLRERADGISVSLSIHVQPKSSRTRIAGLHGDAVKLCITSPPVDGKANAAVIQFFAKLFKIPKAAVTIASGETSRDKRIILAGISAPQAEAVLQPLLIA; encoded by the coding sequence ATGACCTATCTGCGGGAGCGGGCTGACGGCATTTCGGTCAGCCTGTCCATCCATGTGCAACCCAAATCATCCCGCACCCGCATCGCCGGGCTCCACGGCGACGCGGTCAAGCTCTGCATCACCTCGCCCCCGGTGGATGGCAAGGCAAATGCTGCGGTCATCCAGTTTTTCGCCAAGCTTTTCAAGATCCCCAAGGCAGCCGTAACCATTGCCAGCGGGGAAACCAGCCGGGACAAGCGGATTATTCTCGCCGGCATCTCAGCACCCCAAGCCGAGGCGGTGCTGCAACCTCTCCTTATCGCATAG
- a CDS encoding DivIVA domain-containing protein, which yields MILTAQDIQSQQFHVRFRGFDVEEVDDFLEKIATAFQAVSEENQKLKGRLETMEKDLATYQNQQKSFQSAIIAAQNVADGMKEKSREEAEAIVTEAQEEARRRREEANYEIAELKRKIDDLKSLRAQAKDELRQQLKSYLHMLETEPADSARAVEHFSGSARQQEEVRSNFSNSAPRARAAVKPEPLPQQQNLSSEEADLADLYVKIDIPESGLEGMADDFSPRNIALASAISVPQDMLVMDEDEEPDAILPDLDGDMAFSLEDPLETHGPAVSFAGNLEEAEKEVKTNRFNPDESPL from the coding sequence ATGATACTCACAGCGCAAGACATTCAATCCCAGCAGTTCCATGTTCGTTTTCGCGGCTTTGACGTGGAAGAGGTGGACGATTTTCTCGAGAAAATCGCCACGGCTTTCCAAGCGGTTTCCGAAGAGAATCAGAAGCTCAAAGGCCGCTTGGAAACCATGGAAAAGGATCTGGCCACCTACCAGAACCAGCAGAAATCTTTCCAGAGCGCCATCATCGCGGCCCAGAATGTCGCCGACGGAATGAAGGAGAAAAGCCGGGAAGAAGCGGAAGCCATCGTCACAGAAGCCCAGGAAGAAGCGCGGCGGCGGCGGGAAGAGGCCAATTACGAGATTGCCGAACTGAAAAGAAAAATTGACGACCTCAAATCCCTCCGGGCACAGGCCAAGGATGAGCTGCGCCAGCAACTGAAATCCTACCTGCACATGCTGGAAACAGAACCCGCCGACAGTGCGCGGGCGGTGGAGCATTTCAGTGGTTCGGCCCGGCAACAGGAAGAGGTGCGCAGCAACTTCTCGAACTCCGCCCCCCGAGCCCGCGCTGCAGTCAAACCGGAGCCCCTCCCCCAGCAACAGAACCTCTCCTCCGAGGAAGCTGACCTTGCAGACCTCTATGTCAAAATCGACATCCCGGAGAGCGGCTTGGAAGGAATGGCTGACGACTTTTCGCCCCGGAACATCGCCCTGGCCTCCGCAATCTCGGTGCCACAAGATATGCTGGTCATGGATGAGGACGAGGAACCAGATGCGATTCTCCCCGACCTTGACGGCGACATGGCCTTCAGCCTTGAAGATCCGCTGGAAACCCATGGACCGGCTGTTTCTTTCGCCGGCAATCTGGAGGAAGCCGAGAAGGAGGTCAAGACGAATCGTTTCAATCCCGACGAATCGCCCCTATGA
- a CDS encoding YggT family protein: MFVIGNFLGALATLVDFALSAYMWVIIGRAIISWVNADPYNPIVRFLHEITEPALSRIRRLVPIFGGGLDLSPMILILALIFLRSFLVPTLQHLARSMG, translated from the coding sequence ATGTTTGTTATCGGTAATTTTTTAGGTGCCTTGGCCACCCTGGTGGACTTTGCCTTGAGCGCCTACATGTGGGTTATCATCGGCAGGGCCATTATCTCCTGGGTAAACGCCGATCCCTACAACCCCATTGTCCGTTTTCTCCACGAAATCACCGAGCCGGCGCTCTCCCGCATCCGTCGGCTGGTGCCGATTTTTGGCGGCGGGCTCGACCTTTCCCCCATGATCCTCATTCTCGCCCTGATTTTTTTGCGGAGCTTTCTGGTCCCAACCCTGCAGCACTTGGCACGGTCCATGGGGTAA
- a CDS encoding MinD/ParA family protein yields the protein MTAKTKRSPKIICISSGKGGVGKTSFSVNVATALSQKGKSVLLIDGDLGLANVDVVLGLNVRHTIQETIEEGRELASSLVEINPRFHVLPASSGVPEMATLSYEEQAFLTNSLEEIIDRFDYVLIDTAAGIGDSVLWFNTWSQINIVILTPDPTSLTDAYALIKVLNSRHERKHFHLLINSVQSKKEGQDVFTNMRMVLERFLKITPLALGAMPQDKNVSMGIRQQRPFLLGAPESKASLEIIAVADRIIAL from the coding sequence ATGACCGCGAAAACCAAGCGCTCTCCGAAAATCATCTGTATCAGCAGCGGCAAAGGCGGGGTCGGCAAGACCTCCTTTTCGGTAAACGTGGCCACCGCTCTTTCCCAGAAAGGTAAATCCGTCCTCCTGATCGATGGCGATCTGGGCCTGGCCAACGTTGATGTGGTCCTGGGACTCAATGTCCGGCATACCATCCAGGAAACCATCGAAGAGGGCCGTGAGCTCGCGAGCTCCCTGGTGGAGATCAACCCCAGATTTCACGTCTTGCCGGCCAGCTCGGGCGTACCGGAAATGGCCACCCTCTCGTACGAGGAACAGGCTTTTCTCACCAACAGCCTGGAGGAGATCATCGACCGGTTCGACTATGTCCTCATCGATACCGCCGCCGGAATCGGCGATTCGGTCCTCTGGTTCAATACCTGGAGCCAGATAAACATCGTGATCCTGACTCCGGATCCGACCTCGCTCACCGACGCCTACGCCCTGATCAAGGTGCTCAATTCCCGCCACGAGAGAAAGCACTTTCACCTGCTGATAAACAGTGTACAATCCAAAAAAGAAGGCCAGGATGTCTTCACCAATATGCGCATGGTGCTCGAGCGATTCCTCAAGATCACCCCCCTGGCCTTGGGGGCCATGCCGCAGGACAAAAATGTCTCCATGGGCATCCGTCAGCAGAGGCCGTTCCTGCTCGGTGCGCCGGAGAGCAAGGCCAGCCTCGAGATTATCGCCGTGGCTGACCGAATCATCGCTCTGTAA
- a CDS encoding diguanylate cyclase domain-containing protein, translating into MSRKTSSDTALLYRSLEKQASRHPVRTIRLNGKRPEPLGLLLIDADIPVPEVASALAGLRLADQLRPATAVASGDASLPDQAWLHQQLTAELARVQQTRLPCALLLITLSGKTPAKNGATTLIGQAATALASSLHPVDVLASFQNTGLALIMPGATMGKARKRAEEIRTTLRTTTFTTGATTITPKLALGIAVCHAYETIAPEQLLLLAEAELSRAAKLGGDAICQRAASQTEDSCQVTVEERAQLWLQPRKPSRATAGMAA; encoded by the coding sequence ATGAGTCGAAAAACCTCCTCGGATACGGCGCTGCTCTATCGCAGCCTTGAGAAACAGGCGAGCCGGCATCCGGTGCGCACCATCAGGCTCAACGGCAAACGCCCCGAACCCCTGGGACTGCTGCTCATCGATGCGGACATCCCCGTACCGGAGGTGGCTTCAGCCCTGGCCGGGCTGCGGTTGGCAGACCAGCTTCGCCCGGCAACGGCGGTGGCTTCGGGCGACGCCTCGCTGCCTGACCAGGCCTGGCTGCACCAGCAACTGACAGCGGAACTGGCCAGAGTCCAGCAGACCAGACTGCCCTGCGCCCTTCTCCTCATCACTCTTTCCGGAAAAACCCCAGCAAAAAACGGGGCGACCACCTTGATCGGCCAAGCGGCAACAGCGCTTGCTTCCAGCCTGCATCCGGTGGATGTCCTCGCCAGCTTCCAAAATACCGGGCTGGCCCTGATCATGCCGGGCGCCACGATGGGCAAGGCGCGGAAACGAGCGGAAGAAATCCGGACCACCCTGCGCACCACCACCTTCACCACGGGTGCGACCACCATTACCCCCAAGCTGGCCCTCGGGATCGCCGTCTGTCATGCCTATGAGACCATTGCCCCGGAGCAACTTCTGCTCCTCGCCGAAGCGGAACTGAGCCGGGCCGCCAAGCTCGGCGGCGACGCCATCTGTCAAAGAGCCGCCAGCCAGACAGAGGATTCCTGCCAGGTGACGGTGGAAGAACGCGCCCAGCTTTGGCTGCAACCACGAAAACCCTCGCGGGCTACGGCGGGGATGGCGGCATAA
- the metG gene encoding methionine--tRNA ligase, with the protein MTPYYLTTPIFYVNAQPHLGHAYSTVVADTVCRYQRLLGKDVRFQTGTDEHGDKIVHAAADAEVSVKEYVDKISAMFRAAWPGLAIVPDAFVRTTDPAHMATVQGILQQVYDQGDIYFSEYTGLYCKGCEQFLTEKELVDGKCPDHLTEPEQISEQNYFFRMSKYQEWLIDHINTHPEFITPERYRNEVLSFLKEPLEDLCISRPTTRLTWGIPLPFDNRFVTYVWFDALINYLSGLGYPGGEDFARYWPAAEHVIAKDILKPHAIYWPTMLKAMGLEPYKRLHVHGYWNMGETKMSKSLGNVVRPGELAAEFGADSVRYFLLREMSFGLDAGFSPEALLARHNSDLTNDLGNLLSRSLTMVKNFAASAVPQPGTPSEQDNELREATLAMLGQYREHMEHFAFHRALGAVWEVISRANKYIVSTQPWELAKDPQQGARLATVLYTLLETLRLITLTLRPIMPETAAKMGAALGTADEMNFSACSVWGRLVPGSSITPGAQLFPRLQREAKEKPQPQTKKAMKESDKEAAPTPENAAEDEGLVSFDAFQKLELRVAEIIAAEKIAKSDRLLKLTVKAPEERTIVAGIAQHYQPEELVGRQVIIVANLKPAKLMGVASHGMVLAAKDGDRLVLSSLSGPVTPGSRVA; encoded by the coding sequence ATGACCCCTTATTACCTCACCACCCCGATCTTTTACGTCAACGCCCAGCCCCATCTGGGCCATGCCTATTCCACCGTGGTGGCGGACACCGTCTGCCGGTACCAGCGGCTGCTCGGCAAGGATGTCCGTTTCCAGACCGGCACCGACGAACACGGCGACAAGATCGTCCATGCCGCGGCCGACGCCGAGGTTTCCGTAAAGGAGTATGTGGACAAGATCAGCGCCATGTTCCGCGCGGCCTGGCCGGGGCTTGCCATCGTGCCGGACGCCTTTGTCCGCACCACCGACCCGGCGCACATGGCAACAGTGCAGGGCATCCTGCAGCAGGTGTACGACCAGGGCGACATCTATTTCAGCGAGTACACCGGCCTCTACTGCAAGGGATGCGAACAGTTTCTCACGGAAAAAGAGCTGGTGGACGGCAAATGCCCGGATCATCTCACCGAACCGGAACAGATCAGCGAACAGAATTATTTTTTCCGGATGAGCAAGTACCAGGAGTGGCTCATCGACCACATCAACACGCACCCGGAATTTATCACCCCGGAACGTTACCGCAACGAGGTGCTCTCCTTCCTTAAGGAGCCCCTGGAGGATCTCTGCATCTCCCGGCCCACCACCCGCCTCACCTGGGGCATCCCCCTGCCCTTTGACAACCGTTTTGTCACCTATGTCTGGTTCGATGCGTTGATCAACTACCTTTCCGGCCTCGGCTATCCGGGGGGGGAGGATTTTGCCCGCTACTGGCCCGCGGCCGAGCATGTGATCGCCAAGGATATTCTCAAACCCCACGCCATTTACTGGCCCACCATGCTCAAGGCCATGGGCCTTGAGCCGTATAAGCGGCTGCATGTCCACGGCTACTGGAACATGGGGGAAACCAAGATGTCCAAAAGCCTAGGCAACGTGGTGCGCCCCGGCGAGCTGGCGGCCGAGTTCGGCGCGGATTCGGTGCGCTATTTCCTGCTCCGCGAGATGTCCTTCGGTCTGGACGCCGGCTTTTCCCCGGAAGCGTTACTGGCGCGACACAACTCCGATCTGACCAACGACCTGGGCAACCTCCTTTCCCGCTCGCTGACCATGGTGAAGAACTTCGCCGCTAGCGCCGTGCCGCAGCCGGGCACCCCCTCGGAGCAGGACAACGAACTGCGCGAGGCAACCCTGGCCATGCTGGGTCAGTACCGCGAACACATGGAGCATTTCGCCTTCCATCGGGCCCTGGGTGCGGTGTGGGAGGTGATCAGCCGGGCCAATAAATACATCGTCAGCACCCAACCCTGGGAACTGGCCAAGGATCCGCAACAGGGTGCGCGGCTGGCCACGGTACTCTACACCCTGCTGGAAACGTTGAGGCTCATCACCCTGACCCTGCGACCGATCATGCCGGAAACCGCGGCAAAGATGGGGGCAGCGCTGGGCACTGCCGATGAAATGAATTTCTCCGCCTGTTCCGTTTGGGGAAGGCTTGTGCCGGGCAGCAGCATCACCCCCGGGGCGCAGCTTTTCCCCAGGCTGCAACGGGAAGCAAAAGAAAAACCCCAACCGCAGACAAAGAAAGCCATGAAAGAATCGGACAAAGAAGCTGCTCCCACCCCGGAGAATGCGGCGGAAGATGAGGGGCTCGTCTCCTTTGACGCCTTCCAGAAGCTGGAATTGCGGGTGGCGGAGATCATCGCTGCCGAAAAGATCGCCAAATCAGACCGGTTGCTCAAGCTGACGGTCAAGGCGCCGGAGGAACGCACCATTGTCGCGGGCATTGCCCAGCATTACCAGCCGGAAGAGCTGGTGGGGCGTCAGGTGATCATTGTCGCCAACCTCAAGCCCGCCAAACTGATGGGCGTCGCCTCCCACGGCATGGTCCTGGCCGCCAAGGACGGCGACCGGCTGGTGCTTTCCTCCCTTTCCGGCCCGGTAACTCCGGGCAGCAGGGTGGCATGA
- a CDS encoding PSP1 domain-containing protein: MNETPETPPEELVHEDQHNAAETCYTVHFRPGDQFFSAVSRIQNLKVNELVMVQTEHGLEPATVHARTLPCPGRTEPERLGSHLIVRRGTRDETEKFARLLEREQEAFSVCTRFIGSHGLPMKLIKVERFLNGSKIIFYFTADTRVDFRELVKDLVQEFRTRVEIRQVGVRHETKMIGGLGCCGRELCCSSYLKNFAPVSIKMAKEQGLPLNPAKISGICNRLLCCLTYEYETYHAMRKKMPKPGKIITIGEKNYKVIKVNALEETLEVNWLEGQERNILLSKEEWSQAKAALPAPGQSQPRAQAPEADTQPRKKKPKQHKAPEGPDQ; the protein is encoded by the coding sequence ATGAACGAAACTCCGGAAACACCCCCTGAAGAGCTGGTGCATGAAGACCAGCACAATGCGGCGGAAACCTGCTATACCGTCCATTTCCGCCCAGGGGACCAATTTTTCTCCGCCGTCTCCCGCATCCAGAACCTCAAGGTCAATGAGCTGGTCATGGTCCAGACCGAACACGGCCTGGAGCCGGCCACCGTCCATGCCCGGACCCTGCCCTGCCCAGGACGGACCGAACCGGAACGATTGGGCAGCCACCTGATCGTCCGGCGGGGAACCCGGGACGAAACAGAAAAATTCGCCCGCCTCCTTGAACGCGAGCAGGAAGCCTTTAGTGTCTGCACCCGTTTCATCGGCAGCCATGGCTTGCCCATGAAGCTCATCAAGGTGGAACGGTTTTTAAACGGCAGCAAGATCATCTTTTACTTTACCGCCGACACCCGGGTTGACTTTCGCGAACTGGTCAAGGATCTGGTCCAGGAATTCCGCACCCGGGTGGAGATCCGCCAGGTCGGGGTCCGCCACGAAACCAAGATGATCGGCGGCCTGGGCTGCTGCGGCCGGGAACTCTGCTGCTCGTCCTATCTCAAAAACTTCGCCCCGGTTTCCATCAAGATGGCGAAGGAACAGGGGCTGCCCCTCAATCCGGCCAAAATCTCCGGCATCTGCAACCGGCTGCTCTGTTGCCTCACCTACGAGTACGAAACCTACCACGCCATGCGCAAGAAGATGCCCAAGCCGGGCAAGATCATCACCATCGGCGAGAAAAATTACAAGGTTATCAAGGTAAACGCCTTGGAAGAGACCCTGGAAGTCAACTGGCTGGAAGGCCAGGAAAGAAACATCCTCCTCTCCAAGGAGGAATGGAGCCAGGCCAAAGCGGCACTCCCCGCCCCGGGACAGTCCCAACCCAGAGCCCAAGCCCCGGAAGCGGATACCCAGCCGAGAAAGAAAAAGCCCAAACAGCACAAAGCCCCGGAAGGGCCGGACCAATGA
- the holB gene encoding DNA polymerase III subunit delta', with the protein MKTPQENIPLGFAEIIGQDKAKQLLHRAVAQGRLSHAFLFKGAMGVGKKTFARTFATFLNCQNPLEHESCGQCPSCRKFHAGSHPDFLVIEPEGAAIKINQVRELKKTLAFPPFEAKLRVVLLCDIHTMRREAANSLLKTLEEPPGQTMLILTADEAGIILPTILSRCQTVPFFPLPQDEVAKILSREATIEPESAATLAAMAEGSLGRARLLLAKDLLGQRREIIDNLLQLAPDTPATIQALGNLAESAAKLKEDLPELLDLLTTWLHDLLLHLHGAPDKIINHDLRPTFPAACRRWSSPQLTERLGMMETARKQLARNCNPTAVCEVLFFALL; encoded by the coding sequence ATGAAAACACCCCAGGAAAACATCCCCCTTGGTTTTGCCGAAATCATCGGCCAGGACAAGGCCAAACAGCTCTTGCACCGCGCCGTGGCACAAGGCCGGCTGAGCCATGCCTTTCTCTTCAAAGGGGCCATGGGGGTCGGCAAAAAGACCTTTGCCCGCACCTTTGCCACCTTTCTCAACTGCCAAAATCCGCTGGAGCACGAATCTTGCGGCCAATGCCCCTCCTGCCGGAAATTTCATGCCGGCAGCCACCCGGATTTTCTCGTGATCGAGCCGGAGGGTGCGGCCATCAAGATCAATCAGGTGCGGGAACTGAAAAAGACCTTGGCCTTCCCGCCCTTTGAGGCGAAGCTCCGGGTGGTGCTGCTCTGCGATATCCACACCATGCGGCGGGAGGCGGCCAACTCCCTGCTCAAGACTCTGGAAGAACCGCCCGGACAGACCATGCTGATCCTCACCGCTGACGAGGCGGGGATTATTTTGCCCACCATCCTCTCCCGCTGCCAGACCGTGCCGTTTTTTCCGCTCCCCCAGGATGAAGTGGCAAAAATCCTCAGCCGGGAGGCAACCATCGAGCCGGAAAGCGCGGCCACCTTGGCGGCCATGGCCGAAGGCAGCCTGGGCCGCGCCAGACTCCTGCTGGCCAAGGACTTGCTCGGCCAGCGTCGGGAGATTATCGACAACCTGCTGCAGCTTGCGCCCGACACCCCGGCCACGATCCAGGCCCTGGGCAACCTCGCCGAATCAGCGGCCAAGCTGAAGGAGGACCTTCCCGAGCTCCTGGACCTGCTCACCACCTGGCTCCATGATCTTCTCCTCCACCTCCATGGGGCCCCCGACAAAATCATCAACCACGATCTCCGGCCGACCTTCCCGGCAGCCTGCCGCCGCTGGTCCAGCCCCCAGCTCACCGAGCGGCTCGGGATGATGGAGACGGCACGAAAACAACTGGCCCGCAACTGCAACCCCACTGCGGTGTGCGAAGTACTTTTCTTTGCTCTGCTTTAA
- a CDS encoding NAD-binding protein → MKPHRITWTLAGLLALLLVGIFGYMWLEDFTLIEALYMSIITLTSVGFGEVRPLSDTGRLFTTGYILLGFSGLAFASHALVGSVVESVWTGGKETKKMQKKIAQLKSHFILCGYGRVGAAAAEHFKANQVDFVIIENSAEHCQHIMEQGHLHIHGDATHEETLRAAGIKSATGLIALLNKDPDNLFVVLSARELNPTLHIISRAEDLSSEHKILRAGADNVISPFASAGIRIAEDLLVATGRQADKEPLISQWVEVQKGSSMAGITIEEVSRQMGARIFGLRRDGQDTIFPEAEISLLQGDQLLVLQDSKEPQTAGESMSPHKVVIVDDNPVILRLYSRLLQKAGFIPLPATNGQEGLALILKEKPAVAVIDFILPLLSGIEICKKIRNQPEYAEVKLLLFTADERAEIKQQALDAGADLVIRKGPESSEIIEAVQLVIKNRHSPTS, encoded by the coding sequence GTGAAACCCCACCGCATAACCTGGACCCTGGCCGGCCTTCTCGCTCTCCTTCTGGTCGGCATCTTCGGCTATATGTGGCTTGAAGATTTTACCCTGATCGAAGCCCTGTACATGTCGATCATAACCCTGACCTCGGTCGGTTTCGGCGAGGTGCGGCCGCTGTCCGATACCGGGCGGCTTTTTACCACGGGCTACATTCTCCTGGGTTTTAGCGGCCTGGCCTTTGCCAGCCACGCATTGGTGGGATCAGTCGTTGAATCGGTCTGGACCGGAGGCAAGGAGACAAAAAAAATGCAGAAAAAAATTGCTCAGCTCAAGTCACATTTCATCCTCTGCGGCTATGGGCGAGTTGGCGCGGCGGCGGCGGAACATTTCAAGGCCAACCAGGTTGATTTCGTCATCATTGAAAACTCCGCGGAACACTGCCAGCACATCATGGAACAAGGACATCTCCATATTCACGGCGACGCCACCCATGAAGAGACCCTGCGGGCTGCCGGGATCAAATCGGCCACGGGACTGATCGCCCTGCTGAACAAAGACCCGGATAATCTCTTTGTCGTTTTATCGGCCAGGGAACTCAACCCCACCCTCCACATCATCTCCCGGGCCGAAGATCTTTCCTCGGAACATAAGATCCTGCGGGCAGGCGCCGACAATGTCATTTCGCCCTTTGCCTCGGCAGGCATCCGCATTGCCGAAGACCTCCTTGTCGCCACCGGCAGACAGGCAGACAAAGAACCTCTGATCAGCCAGTGGGTTGAGGTGCAAAAAGGGTCGAGCATGGCCGGGATTACCATCGAAGAGGTTTCGCGGCAAATGGGAGCGAGAATATTCGGTTTGCGCCGTGACGGGCAGGACACCATCTTTCCCGAAGCGGAAATCTCTCTCCTCCAAGGGGACCAACTCTTGGTCCTGCAAGATTCCAAAGAACCACAAACAGCCGGCGAGTCCATGTCCCCGCACAAGGTCGTGATCGTCGATGACAACCCCGTTATTTTACGGCTCTACAGCCGTCTCCTGCAAAAAGCGGGGTTCATCCCCCTGCCCGCGACAAACGGCCAGGAAGGGCTCGCCCTGATTCTTAAAGAAAAGCCCGCGGTCGCCGTGATCGACTTCATCCTGCCGCTTCTCTCCGGCATTGAAATCTGCAAGAAAATCCGCAACCAGCCGGAATACGCCGAGGTGAAGCTGCTGCTCTTTACCGCGGATGAACGGGCGGAAATCAAGCAACAGGCCCTGGATGCCGGCGCCGATCTGGTGATCCGCAAGGGACCGGAATCTTCCGAGATCATTGAAGCGGTGCAGCTGGTCATCAAAAATCGCCACTCTCCGACCAGCTAA